DNA sequence from the Deltaproteobacteria bacterium genome:
GATGCAGGAGAGCGCGCCAAATAGACGGGTAAGGGCTTGTCGCTTTGGATTCTTGCCAGCGGGTCAGGTGGTCCAAAAGGGTTTCACTTTCCCCGTCATTGTAGAGCCGCCGCGCCGTCCTCCCCATTGGGCTAGCGTCCTTATTTAGAATCGGTCCCAGAGTGGGACGCCTAAAGCCGGGCGGGATCTTGGCTCCGCAATAACCAGCCGCAGCAAATTCCGTGGGTTGCAGCGGTGACGCTTCGTTTTCAGTTTGTTGTTGATGTTCCTCGGGCTCGAGGGGCTGAGCTGGAGAGAAGGGTTGATTCGCCGGAGCAATTTGTTCGAGCCGATACCCATAAGCTAGGACCATACCGGCTACGATGATGAAGAGAATGATTCTACTCATCACGTGTCCCAGATTGATTTAGCCATTGGTCAGACCCTTCTTAGTCTTTTGGATTCCCGGAGAATATTTTTGAGGCAATAGGCATACGCCAGCCGGTTCCAAAAGCTCGGTCGGTAACCTTGAGGCCGGGAGCGGCTTGGCGTCTTTTAAATTCTGCTATCTTCAATAGCCGCGTAACGCGCTCGACTTCATCTTTCTTGAAGCCAGCTTCAATCAGATCTTGCTTGGTCTGGTGTTTTTCAACGTAGCGCTCAAGCATATCATCCAGAACATCATAGTCAGGGAGGCTGTCGGTATCTTTTTGGTCGGGACGAAGTTCAGCCGAGGGTGGCTTATCGATGGTGTTTTGCGGAATGGTTGGCCCTTTGGCCTCGTTCACCCAGCGGCAAATCTTGAAGACGAGCGTTTTGGGGAGGTCTGAAATAACAGCCAAGCCGCCCGACATATCTCCGTATATAGTGCAGTAGCCGACGGAGAGTTCACTTTTATTGCCGGTGGTGAGTAGAAGTGAACGGTACTTGTTCGACATGGCCATCAGGAGATTACCACGGATACGTGACTGGATATTCTCTTCAGTGGTGTCGGCTGAGTGCCCTTCGAAGTGTTCTTGAAGGGCGTCATCAAAAGAGCCCATCAGTCCGGCAATGGGAATCGTTTTGGTCGGCATGCCCAAGAGCTTTCCAAGCGCATAAGCGTCATCAAGGCTGTGCTGACTTGAATAGGGTGAAGGCATCAAAACACCGGTCACGTTCTCGGCTCCCAGGGCGTCGACCGCAATAGCAGCGGTGAGCGCAGAGTCGATGCCTCCGGACAATCCGAGAAGCGCTTTTTTAAAGCCTGTTTTACGTGCATAGTCGCGCACGCCTAAAACCAGGGCCTTCCATGCTTCTTCTTCTTCTGATGGGTCCATGGTTGGAGCATGAGCGGGCTGGCTAGAATCTACGACCAAAACTTCCTCTTCAAAGTCGGCGGCCTGTGCGATGAGTTCCCCGTTGGCTGCGATGAGCATACTGCGTCCATCAAAGATGAGGTCGTCATGACCACCCACCTGATTCACAAACACACATGGGACTTTGTATTTCTTAGCGATGGCGCTAAAAATTTCTCTTCGCTTGGTATGCTTGCCCAGCACAAATGGAGACCCGGAAAGATTGATGATGAGGTCCGGTGTGTTGAGGCTTAGCTTTTCAATGGGGTCAGTCGCGTAGCGTTGGTCGTGCTCAACGTCTTGGTCATTCCAGGCGTCCTCGCAAACCGTAACACCGATGCGTTGGCCCTTGTATTCCCAAATCTCATTGTTGCTTCCTGGTTCAAAGTAGCGTGCTTCGTCGAAGACGTCGTAGGTAGGAAGAAGCGACTTGCGGAAGGTGCGTTCGATTTTACCTTGATGAAGAAGGACGGCGGAATTGAAAAGAGGTTTGCCATCAGCTTGTGGGTTGGGCTCAGCGATGCCGATTATCGTGGGTGGTAGGCCTTCAAGGTCTTTGGCCAGTGCGTGGGTCATTTGCCATGCTGCGTCAACAAGGCCGGGGTTCAAAAGAAGATCGCGGGCAGGGTAGCCCCAGACGGCAAGTTCGGAGCCGATACAAAGTTCAGCGCCGTTATCTGCCGCGTTTTGAACAGCTTCACGAATTCGCTCAATGTTACATTGGAAATCCCCAACGGTGTAGTTGAGCTGTAATAAACCAATCTTCATCAATCTTCCCGCATGTTTATGACTCCCTGAGGAGCTGGCCTTCATGGTCAATGACACGAGAGCGCTCAGGTTTCTAGGCGCTAATGTACGCTTTTTCGAAATCTTTCCAATTAATATCTAAAGTCTATCCGAGGTCTGTCGATGTATGGGGTGTGACCCAAAGAAGCGATGCTTCTTCTAGCGGGTGTGTGTGATAGTGGCGAGGGTGAAGATAGCGTTGTGAACGGGGCATCTCCTAGATGTAAACTACTGAAAATGTTCATTTTTCAGTGCCCAATACGCAACATATAGATTCTCGATGAGTGGTTTTAGCGGGGTAAGTTCCTGCTGGTCAACTCAGAGATCCTCTGCATTTCTAGAACACAAACAAATCGAAGTTGGGGTTTGGGGCCACCCCTGAAAGGCCTCGTTACAACTGTCAGTGCCAGGATTTCCTCGCTACACCCCACCACCGTAGTGAGGAGTCCCTGCACCGATAGGTGACGCCAAAGACAATCCCTTTATAATTTACGATTCGGTGTGGCGATTGAGTGCCCAGTTGGTATGACTGCGTGTCAAACCTGGCGGAGGTACATTTATGCTGACTTATCGATTGACCTGGGTACTCCTGGGATCGCTTTTCTTGGCTGCTTGCGGTGGCGACGATTCTAACGACTCGAACAATGGAGCAGATGGTTACACGCCGGCTTTAGACTGGTGCGACGCTGCCTTGGGCTTGCGCGCGGGCCAAAGAGAAGCGCTTCTTGATTTCTCGAACGCACATACCGGGTTCCGTCTATTTGGGCCTCAAGCAGACTGGCTTGGAGCTGACGATTCTCTCGAAGTTGTGCTTCAAAACCACACGAACTTTGAAGATGCCTTTCTTGAGGAGTATGCCGGAGCAGTTGGCGATATGTGTGTGGTTTTGCCAACAGACCTAACGCCTGTTTATGCGAGTGTCGAGATGCGGGGCACCACAGCTATCGTGACGCCAGGCACCGACTTACCCGTACTTCCACCGGAAACAACCCATGTGGTTATCGATTTGAGAAACTTGTCGGCCACGGCTGATGTTGGAGCTGCGGCATCTACTGCTCTGCAGGCAGACCTTGTCATTGCGGAAAGAGTGATGCGCAAATTTAATGGCTTTCCATCACAAGACGATGGCTGGACACATTATGATGTTGAGGAGCTCCGCGAGCAGATTGTGATCCGGGGCGTTAATACTGAAGAACTCCCACTTTTCTTCTGGACAGGTTCAAAGCTCACACCAGAAGCGGCAACGACGGTTGGCGGCTTAAAGCTTGCTGGGCGTGCTGTGGTGATTGGCCACGATATTTTTTCCGCAGTTGCAGAATCAACTTTCACGGGAGTCTCTACCGCTGGTTTGATGTGGAGAAGTTCAGCGCTATTTACCGATGGTGAAGCTTGGCCCGACTCCATGCGTGCAGACCGCCAAACGGCTACCCATGAAGATACCTTGGATGATCTCAACGCCTTTTTCCCAACGCCTGCAACGCTTTCGGATTCAACGCGAACCGAGTTTGCAACCTACCGCAAAGATTTGGGTGAGCCAGCACCGACTCTCGATAAGGCAACCATGAAAGCCGCCTTGGTGGTCCTCTATGGAACCTTGGATTGGTTTTATCCCTACTTTGATTTGGTGGGCCGCGATTTGGATACTCAGATTGTTTCAGCCTGGAGCGCCTTGGGTTCGCTGGGTGAGAGCGACCGCGACGGAATGATGCGTATTGTTGGCGCGGTTATGAACTCTATCGATGATGGTCATGGTTTTTATTCAGATTGGGGCTCGTCAACTTTCCCTGACGGGTATCTTGGGGTTCAGATTCAAAATGTTGCAGGTGAGCCTGTTGTACGGATGTCGATCCAAGAGGGTGTAAACGCGGGTGACACGATTGTTGAAGTCGGCGGTGTGCCTGCAGCAGAATGGTACGCAGAAGCCATGGGTCGTTATTCTGCATCATCTGATG
Encoded proteins:
- a CDS encoding NAD+ synthase, encoding MKIGLLQLNYTVGDFQCNIERIREAVQNAADNGAELCIGSELAVWGYPARDLLLNPGLVDAAWQMTHALAKDLEGLPPTIIGIAEPNPQADGKPLFNSAVLLHQGKIERTFRKSLLPTYDVFDEARYFEPGSNNEIWEYKGQRIGVTVCEDAWNDQDVEHDQRYATDPIEKLSLNTPDLIINLSGSPFVLGKHTKRREIFSAIAKKYKVPCVFVNQVGGHDDLIFDGRSMLIAANGELIAQAADFEEEVLVVDSSQPAHAPTMDPSEEEEAWKALVLGVRDYARKTGFKKALLGLSGGIDSALTAAIAVDALGAENVTGVLMPSPYSSQHSLDDAYALGKLLGMPTKTIPIAGLMGSFDDALQEHFEGHSADTTEENIQSRIRGNLLMAMSNKYRSLLLTTGNKSELSVGYCTIYGDMSGGLAVISDLPKTLVFKICRWVNEAKGPTIPQNTIDKPPSAELRPDQKDTDSLPDYDVLDDMLERYVEKHQTKQDLIEAGFKKDEVERVTRLLKIAEFKRRQAAPGLKVTDRAFGTGWRMPIASKIFSGNPKD